A genomic window from Lycium barbarum isolate Lr01 chromosome 4, ASM1917538v2, whole genome shotgun sequence includes:
- the LOC132635540 gene encoding polyphenol oxidase E, chloroplastic-like, translating to MASSSTIPLCTTTTPSSSSSFFAKPSQLFLQGRNKQSFKVSCNANNTGEHDKNLDGVDRRNVLLGLGGLYGAANLAPLTATASPIPAPDLKSCSRASINFPTDPPIPVPYLCCPPKPDDMDSVPYYKFPSMTKLRMRPPAHAVDEEYIAKYQLATSRMRALDKDPFDPLGFKQQANIHCAYCNGAYMIGDKKLQVHFSWLFFPFHRWYLYFYERILGSLINDPTFALPYWNWDHPKGMRLPPMFDVPGSSLYDERRNPHVRNGTIIDLGSFGEETKTTQLQTMTNNLTLMYRQMITNAPCPLLFFGKPYRLGSDIDPGAGTIENIPHTPVHIWTGTVRGSDLGNGVESNGENMGNFYSAGLDPVFFCHHGNVDRMWNEWKAIGGKRRDLADKDWLNSEFFFYDENRNPWRVKVRDCLDSKKMGYDYAPMPTPWRNFKPKKTTSGKVPTGSLPPASKVFPLAKMDRAISFSINRPASSRTPQEKNEQEEMLTFSHVKHNKLEYIRFDVFLNTDKTVNADELDKAEFGGSYTSLPHVHADHNSSDNGVSFQLAITELLEDIGLEDEETIAVTMVPKKGGEFVAIEGVEIKLEDC from the coding sequence ATGGCTTCTTCTTCTACTATACCTTTGTGCACCACCACTAcaccctcttcttcttcatccTTCTTTGCAAAACCCTCTCAGCTTTTCCTCCAAGGAAGGAATAAGCAAAGTTTCAAGGTTTCATGCAATGCCAACAACACTGGCGAGCATGACAAAAACCTTGATGGTGTTGATAGGAGAAATGTGCTTCTTGGTTTAGGAGGGCTCTATGGTGCTGCTAATCTTGCACCATTAACCGCCACTGCTTCTCCTATACCAGCCCCTGATCTCAAATCTTGTAGTAGAGCCTCGATAAATTTTCCTACAGATCCACCTATACCAGTACCCTATCTTTGTTGCCCCCCTAAGCCAGATGACATGGACAGCGTTCCATATTACAAGTTCCCTTCTATGACCAAACTCCGTATGCGTCCGCCTGCTCATGCGGTTGATGAGGAGTACATAGCCAAGTACCAGTTAGCCACTAGTCGAATGAGGGCACTAGATAAAGACCCTTTTGACCCTCTTGGGTTCAAGCAACAAGCCAATATCCATTGTGCTTATTGCAACGGTGCTTACATGATTGGTGACAAAAAGTTACAAGTTCACTTCTCTTGGCTTTTCTTCCCATTCCATAGATGGTACTTGTATTTCTACGAGAGAATCTTGGGATCTCTCATTAATGATCCAACTTTCGCTTTACCATATTGGAACTGGGACCATCCAAAGGGCATGCGTTTGCCTCCCATGTTCGATGTTCCAGGCTCTTCCCTTTACGACGAAAGGCGTAACCCACACGTCCGTAACGGAACCATAATCGATCTTGGTTCTTTCGGCGAGGAAACCAAAACCACTCAACTCCAGACGATGACGAATAACTTAACTCTGATGTATCGTCAAATGATAACTAACGCTCCATGCCCGCTGCTCTTCTTTGGTAAGCCTTACCGTCTGGGAAGTGATATTGACCCAGGGGCGGGAACCATTGAAAACATCCCTCACACTCCTGTCCACATTTGGACTGGTACAGTGCGAGGTTCAGATTTGGGTAATGGCGTCGAGTCAAACGGTGAGAATATGGGTAATTTCTACTCAGCTGGTTTGGACCCGGTTTTCTTTTGCCACCACGGCAATGTGGACCGGATGTGGAATGAATGGAAAGCAATAGGAGGGAAACGAAGGGATTTGGCAGACAAAGATTGGTTGAACTCGGAGTTCTTTTTCTACGATGAAAACCGCAACCCATGGCGTGTGAAAGTGCGAGACTGTTTGGACTCCAAGAAGATGGGATACGATTACGCACCAATGCCCACCCCATGGCGTAACTTTAAACCAAAAAAGACCACATCAGGGAAAGTGCCTACAGGTTCACTTCCACCAGCCAGCAAGGTATTCCCACTCGCGAAAATGGACAGAGCCATTTCCTTTTCCATCAATAGGCCAGCTTCATCGAGGACTCCACAGGAGAAAAATGAACAAGAGGAGATGCTGACATTCAGTCATGTCAAGCATAATAAGTTGGAGTATATAAGGTTTGATGTGTTCCTCAACACAGACAAGACGGTGAATGCGGATGAGCTTGACAAGGCAGAGTTTGGAGGAAGCTACACCAGCTTGCCACACGTTCATGCAGATCATAATTCCTCTGATAACGGTGTTTCTTTCCAGCTGGCCATCACTGAACTGTTGGAGGACATTGGATTGGAAGATGAAGAAACTATTGCGGTAACTATGGTTCCAAAGAAAGGTGGCGAATTTGTTGCCATTGAAGGTGTGGAGATCAAGCTTGAGGATTGTTAA